The DNA window CGTCGCGGTCGCAAGTAATCGGAGTCAAGTTCTAGACACGAGTACCCTTCGGGCGGCGGTGGTGCCCCCGAAGGGTATTCGTGCGCTCAAGGGGCGGTCGCAAGCGCGGCCGTGGCAATCGCAAGCGCGGCGTAGCCGGGCGCAGCGGGTGGCCGCTACAGGTCGGGTCGGCGCGGCGGGCCGCCCCCATCACGTTAGGGGCGGTCGCAAGCGCGGCCGTGGCAATCGCAAGCGCGGCGTAGCCGGGCGCAGCGGGTGGCCGCTACAGGTCGGGTCGGCGCAGGCGGGCCGCCCCGATCAGGCTAGGCCCGGACGTTGGCGGCCAGCGCGCCGCCGATGTGGTCGGCGGCCACCAACCGCCCGTCGAATAAGGACAGCACCCAGGTGCTGCCCTTGTGGTTGCGCGACTTGTCGGGACGCACGTCATCGCGCTCACACCACCACGCGATCAAATCCGGAATCACCTTGCCCTGAGTGCAGACAACCGGCGTGCCGTCCTGCTCGGCGATATCCAGCATTCGGTGGCGTCCGCGTTTCGCATTCTTGGCGTAGGCCTCTTCGGTGAGTGTGGGCTCGTTGTGCACGGCCACGCCCAAGTCCTCGGCAAGGGGTTCCACGGTCTGATGGCAGCGGACGCGGTCGGCCGCATACACCTGTGACGCACCGAATGCGAGTAGTTGGGGAACCAGGGCCTCGGCCTGTGCACGCCCACGTTTGTCCAGCGGCCGCTTGGCGTCGTCGCCGGAGAAACGCGATTTGCGGCCGGCGGTGCCGTGCCGGACCACCAGCAGGCTGTGGGTATCGGCAGGCTTTTTGTTGAAGTGGCGCAATACCTTTCGGTCTTGTGTGTAGTCGAGCTTCTGCATCGCCTCGGCGATCGGCAGCCACAGCAACCTGTCCACCTCGCTGCCGGGCACGAAATCGCCGCCGGTGGCGCGCGCCGCCCAGTAATAAACCTTTTTGACGCCCTGGTCGATCGGATAGCTCACCAAGTCCAGGCGCCTGCCGAGGATGGCGCGCTGACCCGTCTCCTCGTACACCTCGCGCACGGCGGCCACCGGCGCGGTCTCGCCGGGGTCCACCTTGCCTTTGGGCAGTGACCAGTCGTCGTAGCGGGGGCGGTGAATGACGGCGATCTCGACGTCACCGTTATCTGCGTCACCGTGGCCGGGTCGCCACA is part of the Mycobacterium mantenii genome and encodes:
- the mutT1 gene encoding 8-oxo-(d)GTP phosphatase MutT1, which translates into the protein MPTQNSSTARRSGSKVVYAAGAVLWRPGHGDADNGDVEIAVIHRPRYDDWSLPKGKVDPGETAPVAAVREVYEETGQRAILGRRLDLVSYPIDQGVKKVYYWAARATGGDFVPGSEVDRLLWLPIAEAMQKLDYTQDRKVLRHFNKKPADTHSLLVVRHGTAGRKSRFSGDDAKRPLDKRGRAQAEALVPQLLAFGASQVYAADRVRCHQTVEPLAEDLGVAVHNEPTLTEEAYAKNAKRGRHRMLDIAEQDGTPVVCTQGKVIPDLIAWWCERDDVRPDKSRNHKGSTWVLSLFDGRLVAADHIGGALAANVRA